In one window of Posidoniimonas corsicana DNA:
- a CDS encoding GntP family permease yields MLFPAAGAGCWYNRRFHSPLGVVFSLILCWRFMYPIVVLAIGVAVVLGGILVLRLNAFLALITAAVVVSFLAPGEPVEKVSRVAEAFGAAAGKVGIPIAMAAVIGSCLLASGAAEKIVRVVLGIVGEKRAGAALASSGFVLAVPVFFDTVFFLLVPLARSLYQSTRRNYLFYLVSIGTGAVMAHTLVPPTPGPLIVADQLGVDVGLLMLMGIVVSAPAVVVGLFTARLMDRVVKLESPPVLEETTQDAGAEASPREPGLLAAIAPIVVPVVLVASGTIAARLLDGLTPGTLEQGVALLSSIEADPEADRRLTMIGGAAWLAEVTRVIGDPNLALLLAAAISMAVFAWVRRPGRTEFGRLVEESLLGGGVIILVTAAGGAFGAMLKAAEIGPAIESAFAGQAAAGVTLLWLAFGVTSLLKVSQGSSTVAMITASAMIGAMIEGEAIGYNPVYLAIAIGCGSSLGVWMNDSGFWIFCRMGGLTESEGLRTWTVQTALTGLVAMIAACVLAVMLPLSG; encoded by the coding sequence ATGCTCTTCCCTGCAGCGGGCGCCGGTTGCTGGTACAATCGCCGCTTCCACTCGCCGCTCGGCGTCGTCTTCTCGTTGATTCTCTGCTGGAGATTTATGTATCCAATTGTCGTGCTCGCGATCGGCGTGGCCGTGGTGTTGGGCGGCATCCTCGTGCTCCGGCTCAACGCGTTCCTCGCGCTGATCACCGCGGCGGTGGTGGTCAGCTTCCTCGCGCCCGGTGAACCGGTTGAGAAGGTCTCGCGCGTGGCCGAGGCGTTTGGCGCCGCGGCGGGGAAGGTTGGGATACCAATCGCGATGGCGGCCGTGATCGGCAGTTGCCTCTTGGCGTCGGGCGCGGCCGAGAAGATCGTACGTGTGGTGCTGGGAATCGTGGGTGAGAAGCGGGCCGGCGCCGCGTTGGCTTCCAGCGGGTTCGTTCTCGCCGTGCCGGTGTTCTTCGACACGGTGTTCTTCTTGCTGGTTCCGCTCGCGCGTTCTCTGTACCAGAGCACGCGACGCAACTACCTGTTCTACCTCGTGTCGATCGGCACCGGCGCCGTCATGGCCCACACGCTGGTGCCCCCCACCCCGGGTCCGCTGATTGTGGCCGATCAACTGGGGGTGGACGTTGGTCTGCTGATGCTGATGGGCATCGTTGTTAGTGCGCCAGCCGTGGTAGTTGGGCTGTTCACGGCCCGCCTGATGGACCGGGTGGTGAAACTGGAGTCCCCGCCGGTGCTAGAGGAAACGACGCAAGACGCAGGGGCCGAGGCGAGCCCGCGAGAGCCCGGACTGCTGGCCGCCATCGCGCCGATTGTCGTGCCGGTGGTGCTAGTCGCATCCGGCACCATTGCCGCTCGACTGCTCGACGGGCTTACCCCGGGCACGTTGGAGCAGGGCGTGGCGCTGCTGTCGAGTATCGAGGCCGACCCCGAAGCGGACCGGCGGCTGACGATGATCGGCGGTGCGGCGTGGCTGGCCGAGGTGACCCGCGTGATCGGCGACCCCAATCTGGCTCTGCTGCTGGCCGCCGCCATCTCGATGGCGGTGTTCGCGTGGGTCCGCCGTCCGGGCCGGACGGAGTTCGGTCGCTTGGTCGAGGAGTCGCTGCTGGGCGGCGGGGTGATTATTCTCGTCACGGCCGCTGGTGGCGCCTTCGGCGCCATGCTCAAGGCGGCCGAGATCGGCCCGGCCATCGAGAGCGCGTTCGCCGGGCAGGCGGCCGCGGGGGTTACCCTGCTGTGGCTGGCCTTCGGGGTCACCAGCCTGCTGAAGGTGAGCCAGGGCTCGTCGACGGTCGCCATGATCACGGCCAGCGCGATGATCGGTGCAATGATCGAAGGCGAAGCGATCGGCTACAACCCGGTCTACCTAGCGATTGCGATCGGCTGCGGGTCGTCGCTCGGCGTCTGGATGAACGACAGCGGCTTCTGGATCTTCTGCCGCATGGGCGGGCTGACCGAGTCGGAGGGCCTGAGGACCTGGACCGTGCAGACCGCCCTGACCGGCTTGGTGGCGATGATCGCCGCCTGCGTGCTGGCGGTGATGCTGCCCCTGAGTGGCTAG
- the xylA gene encoding xylose isomerase → MAAFPEISKINYEGPESRNPLAFKHYNADEMVEGRSMRDHLRFSVVYWHTFRGTGADPFGAGTMQRPWDDGTDSVENAKNRVRVAFEFIEKLGAPYYAFHDRDVAPEGGSLSESHDNLQAVAEVLKEEQQRSGVKLLWGTANLFSHPRYMHGAATSCNAEVFAMAAGQVRKAIEVTHELGGEGYVFWGGREGYQSLWNTDMRREQAHLAKFLHMAVDYAKEIGFQGQFYIEPKPKEPTKHQYDSDAAACLNFLREHGLKKHLKLNLETNHATLAGHTMQHELEVAGAADALGSIDANTGDLLLGWDTDQFPTDIYVTTQCMLAILKYGGLTTGGVNFDAKVRRESFEPIDLFYAHIGGMDAFARGLKIAAAIRADGRLDEMLKSRYASWDSGLGAEIEQGRHTLASLEQHMLERGEAAPNASGRQELLENIVNEFI, encoded by the coding sequence ATGGCCGCATTCCCTGAAATCAGCAAGATCAACTACGAGGGCCCTGAGAGCCGTAACCCGCTCGCTTTCAAGCACTACAACGCCGACGAGATGGTCGAAGGCCGCAGCATGCGGGACCACCTGCGTTTCAGCGTGGTGTACTGGCACACCTTCCGTGGAACCGGCGCCGACCCCTTCGGCGCCGGGACCATGCAGCGCCCGTGGGACGATGGGACCGACTCCGTAGAGAACGCCAAGAACCGCGTCCGCGTCGCGTTCGAGTTTATCGAGAAGCTGGGCGCGCCCTACTACGCGTTCCACGACCGCGACGTGGCCCCCGAGGGCGGGAGCCTGTCCGAGAGCCACGACAACCTGCAGGCCGTGGCCGAAGTGCTTAAGGAAGAGCAGCAGCGTTCGGGCGTCAAGCTGCTGTGGGGCACCGCCAACCTGTTCAGCCACCCCCGCTACATGCACGGCGCGGCCACGAGCTGCAACGCCGAAGTGTTCGCCATGGCCGCCGGTCAGGTGCGCAAGGCGATCGAGGTCACCCACGAGCTCGGCGGCGAGGGATATGTGTTCTGGGGGGGCCGAGAGGGCTACCAGTCGCTGTGGAACACCGACATGCGTCGCGAGCAGGCGCACCTCGCCAAGTTCCTTCACATGGCGGTCGACTACGCCAAGGAGATCGGCTTTCAGGGGCAGTTCTACATCGAGCCGAAGCCGAAGGAGCCGACCAAGCACCAGTACGACAGCGACGCCGCGGCCTGCCTCAACTTCCTGCGGGAGCACGGGCTCAAGAAGCACCTGAAGCTCAACCTCGAAACCAACCACGCCACGCTGGCTGGCCACACGATGCAGCACGAGCTGGAGGTGGCCGGCGCCGCCGATGCGCTGGGCTCGATCGACGCCAACACGGGCGACCTGCTCCTGGGATGGGACACCGACCAGTTCCCGACCGACATCTACGTCACGACGCAGTGCATGCTGGCGATCCTCAAGTACGGCGGCCTGACCACCGGCGGCGTCAATTTCGACGCCAAGGTCCGCCGCGAGAGCTTTGAGCCGATCGACCTGTTCTACGCGCACATCGGCGGGATGGACGCCTTCGCCCGCGGATTGAAGATCGCCGCCGCGATCCGGGCCGACGGGAGGCTCGACGAGATGCTCAAGTCGCGGTACGCGAGCTGGGACTCCGGGCTGGGCGCAGAGATCGAGCAAGGCCGGCATACGCTCGCCTCCCTCGAGCAGCACATGCTCGAACGGGGCGAGGCCGCGCCCAACGCCAGCGGCCGGCAAGAGCTGCTGGAGAACATCGTTAACGAGTTCATCTAA
- a CDS encoding response regulator, whose product MSVRLLVVDDHPVVRAGVRSLLDGSGVEVAGEAESAEQALAAIPDAAPNVVLTAVRLGGVDGIELISRLRANGHAAPVLCFSGHDNPTYVARAMSAGAVGYLLKSASREELLQSIQTAASGDECWTAQERKRHKGPIPTELLRQNLEVTLTKRESEVLKQLAFGLTNKEIANTLGLRYDTVKEHVQHVLRKLAVNDRTQAAVWAVRKGLV is encoded by the coding sequence ATGTCGGTAAGGCTGCTGGTGGTTGACGATCATCCCGTCGTACGCGCCGGGGTTAGGAGCCTGCTGGACGGTTCCGGCGTTGAGGTCGCTGGCGAGGCCGAGTCCGCCGAGCAGGCCCTGGCGGCCATCCCGGACGCCGCCCCCAACGTTGTCCTGACCGCGGTGCGGCTGGGCGGCGTCGACGGCATCGAGCTGATCTCTCGCCTGCGGGCGAACGGCCACGCGGCGCCCGTGCTCTGCTTCAGCGGCCACGACAACCCGACCTACGTCGCCCGTGCTATGTCTGCCGGCGCTGTCGGGTACCTGCTCAAGTCGGCGTCCCGCGAGGAACTCCTCCAGTCGATACAGACGGCAGCTTCTGGGGATGAATGCTGGACCGCCCAGGAGCGCAAACGCCACAAAGGCCCCATCCCCACCGAGCTGCTCAGGCAAAACCTTGAGGTTACGCTCACCAAGCGCGAGTCGGAGGTGCTCAAGCAGCTCGCCTTCGGGCTGACGAACAAGGAAATCGCCAACACGCTCGGGCTCCGCTACGACACCGTTAAGGAGCATGTGCAGCACGTGCTCCGCAAGCTGGCCGTGAACGACCGGACCCAGGCGGCGGTGTGGGCGGTCCGCAAGGGGCTGGTCTGA
- a CDS encoding AAA family ATPase: MTSFGFPTRPSLFSRTLRECRQLYVNSGEVVSRKHPGLVENPANYPRLMDDLHRGLVLKVYLTVCEADQKWSQQERLLAEVLCHHLWGQWIEGDQLRDAMKKASSESAKLAWSTLVRPFRELPPLAEKSAELETMVTRLANLVARCDGSLCPAEQAALRQIENELRGVLPLDSASAPPPETSPEPRQPDASLYQELETPPTGRPTQRSQPAREDRPRPTPQATVEEALAELDRLIGLNAIKHEVRSLTNFLKLQGRREEAGLPATEISLHMVFTGNPGTGKTTVARIVGKIFSALGILEKGHLIETDRSGLVAEYAGQTGPKTNSKIDEALGGMLFIDEAYSLVAGGGEDPYGREAAQALLKRAEDDRKDLVVILAGYPDEMDDLLLSNPGLSSRFSRRLGFVDYTPYELARIFGLMCAKNHYELTPAARLKVMVGLKHLYDARDRNFGNGRESRNLFEHAVRRMANRLAEESTISQEQLVTLQDADIEFSSIPAAAFSDLDESALQIGITCEPCGLTKRIPLDFLGKRVRCPQCSAAFVAEWGELTPIDASDRRASP; encoded by the coding sequence ATGACCAGCTTTGGATTCCCAACGCGGCCGTCGTTGTTCAGCCGCACGCTGCGAGAGTGCCGCCAGTTGTACGTGAACTCTGGCGAGGTTGTCTCGCGCAAGCACCCCGGTTTGGTTGAGAACCCGGCCAACTACCCGCGGCTGATGGACGACCTGCACCGCGGGCTGGTGCTGAAGGTGTACCTCACCGTCTGCGAAGCCGACCAGAAGTGGAGCCAGCAGGAGCGGCTGCTGGCCGAGGTGCTTTGCCACCACCTGTGGGGCCAGTGGATCGAGGGGGACCAGCTGCGGGACGCCATGAAGAAGGCGTCCTCGGAGTCGGCCAAGCTGGCCTGGTCAACGCTTGTGCGGCCCTTTCGTGAGCTGCCGCCACTCGCGGAGAAGAGCGCCGAGCTCGAGACCATGGTCACCCGGCTGGCGAACCTCGTCGCCCGCTGCGACGGCAGCCTCTGCCCGGCCGAGCAGGCCGCGCTCCGGCAGATCGAGAATGAGCTGCGTGGCGTGCTGCCCCTGGATTCGGCATCGGCGCCCCCGCCGGAAACCAGTCCCGAGCCCCGCCAGCCAGACGCATCGCTCTACCAGGAGCTTGAGACGCCGCCCACCGGCCGGCCGACCCAGAGGTCGCAACCCGCCCGAGAAGATCGCCCCCGCCCTACGCCGCAGGCAACCGTCGAGGAAGCGCTCGCGGAGCTAGACAGGCTGATTGGGCTCAACGCCATCAAGCACGAGGTGCGGTCGCTGACCAACTTCCTCAAGCTGCAGGGCCGCCGCGAAGAGGCCGGGCTGCCGGCCACCGAGATCAGCCTCCACATGGTGTTCACCGGGAACCCGGGCACGGGCAAAACCACGGTGGCACGGATTGTGGGCAAGATCTTCAGCGCACTGGGCATCTTGGAGAAGGGCCACCTGATCGAAACCGACCGGTCGGGGCTGGTGGCCGAGTACGCCGGGCAGACCGGCCCCAAGACCAACTCCAAGATCGACGAGGCGCTGGGCGGGATGCTGTTCATCGACGAGGCCTACAGCCTGGTCGCCGGCGGCGGGGAAGACCCCTACGGCCGCGAGGCCGCGCAGGCGCTGCTGAAACGCGCCGAGGACGACCGGAAGGATCTGGTGGTTATCCTGGCGGGCTACCCGGACGAGATGGACGATCTGCTGCTGAGCAATCCGGGGCTCTCGTCACGGTTTAGCCGCCGCTTGGGCTTTGTGGACTACACCCCCTACGAGCTGGCCCGGATTTTCGGCTTGATGTGCGCGAAGAACCACTACGAGCTGACCCCGGCGGCGCGGCTGAAGGTGATGGTGGGCCTCAAACACCTGTACGACGCCCGCGACCGGAACTTCGGCAACGGCCGTGAGTCGCGCAACCTGTTCGAGCACGCGGTGCGCAGGATGGCGAACCGGCTGGCCGAGGAATCGACGATCAGCCAGGAGCAGCTGGTTACGCTGCAGGACGCCGATATTGAGTTCAGCAGCATCCCGGCCGCGGCCTTCTCGGACCTTGATGAATCCGCCCTGCAGATCGGCATCACGTGCGAGCCGTGCGGGCTGACCAAGCGGATCCCGCTCGACTTCCTCGGCAAGCGGGTCAGGTGTCCGCAGTGCAGCGCGGCGTTTGTCGCGGAGTGGGGCGAGCTGACGCCCATAGACGCCAGCGACCGCCGCGCGTCGCCCTAG
- a CDS encoding DUF1571 domain-containing protein, translating to MTTATRISACVLALTFAAPLACYAADTPAGVDHPLQPLLRLAEESLAKLKNEVRDYTCTMVMRERRNGKLKPYQFIEAKVRHPDAEAQTPFSVYLDFKKPANVAGREVLYLAGRNSGKMLVRRGGRRLAYVTTYLDPDSAIALEENRYPVTEMGFLNLIERLVEVMREDMQHDECTVQFYKNAKVGDSVCTRVVVEHPQQRDYFRYHRAMVFIDEERKLPLAYGSYLWPEKAGGEPVLVEEYMYTNVKLNVGLTDEDFDRENPDYQFLDRDSAVARQQ from the coding sequence ATGACAACCGCCACACGAATCTCCGCCTGCGTTCTCGCGCTGACCTTCGCTGCACCGCTAGCATGCTACGCCGCGGATACGCCGGCCGGCGTCGACCACCCGCTGCAGCCACTGCTCAGGCTGGCGGAAGAGAGCCTGGCCAAACTCAAGAACGAGGTGCGCGACTACACCTGCACCATGGTGATGCGCGAGCGTCGCAACGGCAAGCTTAAGCCGTACCAGTTCATCGAGGCCAAGGTCCGGCACCCGGACGCCGAGGCCCAGACGCCGTTCAGCGTCTACCTGGACTTCAAGAAGCCGGCGAATGTCGCCGGCCGCGAGGTGCTCTACCTGGCCGGGCGGAACTCGGGCAAGATGCTGGTCCGCCGCGGCGGGCGGCGGCTGGCGTACGTCACGACCTACCTCGACCCCGACAGCGCGATCGCGCTGGAAGAGAACCGCTACCCGGTGACCGAGATGGGCTTCCTCAACCTGATCGAGCGGCTGGTGGAAGTGATGCGAGAGGACATGCAGCACGACGAGTGCACCGTGCAGTTCTACAAGAACGCCAAGGTCGGCGACTCCGTCTGCACGCGGGTGGTGGTGGAGCACCCCCAGCAGCGGGACTACTTCCGCTACCACCGCGCGATGGTGTTTATCGACGAGGAGCGGAAGCTCCCGCTCGCGTACGGCTCCTACCTGTGGCCGGAGAAGGCCGGCGGCGAGCCGGTGCTGGTCGAGGAGTACATGTACACCAACGTGAAGCTGAACGTCGGGCTCACCGACGAGGACTTCGACCGCGAGAACCCGGACTACCAGTTCCTGGACCGCGACTCGGCGGTCGCCCGCCAGCAGTAG
- a CDS encoding AAA domain-containing protein — translation MAWATPDSYFEQMDRWLEMEGEAERQRMAERRTRRGGNPERTGETIVNLRLVDHRTGLAGRYLLSLGKPAGERLPMNRLKVGSPIVISDEDRLDAAGVPGVVSKRTPTDIQVAVEQWPDAKRLRLDLSPDEKTRLRQAAAMARARSVNGSQARLRDALLGLHEPRFHEERPVEFVSRLNESQQEAVRFALSARDVAIVHGPPGTGKTTTLTELIVQAVEDGAKVLACAPSNTAVDNLLERIAPHSPSVLRVGHPARVLEQLRSHTLDELVEADEGTAIVQEILREAEQLMRGASKPSRSHRGHAYRSDLYAEAKRLRQQARLMERHIIQQILDSADVICTTLTIDEELLGDRRFDLVVIDEACQSTEPALWQAALRADRVVLGGDHCQLPPTVLSKEAQREGFGVSPMERLVNRLGGDVFRRLTVQYRMNGALMRFSSDYFYDGQLTADVSAAGRRLADMPGVDAPDDQHPIIEFWDTAGASWDEELEPDGESKRNPREADWVKLQVEQFLAAGVHPDQIAVIAPYAAQVRLLRNRLPIDGLEIDTVDGFQGREKEVVIITLVRSNRTGEIGFLADERRTNVALTRAKRALRVIGDSATLGGNPFYALLLEYFQQEGEYRTVWELDSIDF, via the coding sequence ATGGCCTGGGCTACCCCGGACAGCTACTTCGAGCAGATGGACCGCTGGCTCGAGATGGAGGGCGAGGCCGAACGCCAGCGGATGGCCGAGCGGCGCACGCGCCGCGGCGGCAACCCGGAGCGCACCGGCGAGACGATCGTCAACCTGCGGCTGGTCGACCACCGCACCGGACTCGCCGGGCGGTACCTGCTGAGCCTCGGCAAGCCCGCCGGAGAGCGGCTGCCGATGAACCGCCTGAAGGTCGGCTCGCCGATCGTCATCTCGGACGAGGATCGGCTCGACGCGGCCGGCGTGCCGGGCGTGGTCAGCAAGCGGACGCCCACCGACATCCAGGTGGCGGTCGAACAGTGGCCCGACGCCAAACGCCTGCGGCTGGACCTGTCGCCGGACGAGAAGACCCGCCTGCGGCAGGCGGCGGCGATGGCCCGGGCGCGGTCGGTCAACGGGTCGCAGGCCCGGCTGCGCGACGCGTTGCTCGGCCTGCACGAGCCGCGGTTCCACGAGGAGCGCCCGGTCGAGTTCGTGAGCCGCCTGAACGAGTCCCAACAGGAAGCCGTGCGTTTCGCCCTCTCCGCACGCGATGTGGCAATCGTGCACGGCCCGCCGGGCACGGGCAAGACCACCACGCTCACCGAGCTGATCGTGCAGGCGGTCGAGGACGGCGCCAAGGTGCTGGCGTGCGCCCCCAGCAACACCGCGGTGGACAACCTGCTAGAGCGGATCGCCCCGCATAGCCCGTCTGTGCTGCGGGTCGGCCACCCGGCGCGGGTGCTGGAGCAGCTCCGCAGCCACACGCTGGACGAGCTGGTTGAGGCCGACGAGGGGACCGCCATCGTGCAAGAGATCCTCCGCGAGGCGGAGCAGCTGATGCGGGGGGCTTCCAAGCCGTCGCGGTCGCACCGCGGCCACGCCTACCGCAGCGACCTGTACGCCGAGGCCAAGCGGCTCCGCCAGCAGGCGCGGCTGATGGAACGCCACATCATCCAGCAGATCCTCGACTCGGCCGACGTGATCTGCACCACACTCACGATCGACGAAGAGCTGCTCGGCGACCGGCGGTTCGACCTGGTCGTGATCGACGAGGCCTGCCAGTCCACCGAGCCCGCCCTGTGGCAGGCGGCGCTGCGTGCCGACCGTGTGGTGCTGGGGGGCGACCACTGCCAGCTCCCCCCCACCGTGCTGTCCAAGGAGGCCCAACGCGAGGGCTTTGGCGTCAGCCCGATGGAACGGCTGGTCAATCGCCTGGGCGGAGACGTGTTCCGGCGCCTGACTGTGCAGTATCGCATGAACGGCGCGCTCATGCGGTTCTCCAGCGACTACTTCTACGACGGCCAGCTGACCGCCGACGTCTCAGCCGCCGGTCGTCGACTCGCGGATATGCCGGGCGTCGATGCGCCGGACGACCAGCATCCGATCATCGAATTCTGGGATACCGCTGGCGCCAGCTGGGACGAGGAGCTCGAGCCCGACGGCGAGAGCAAACGCAACCCCCGCGAGGCCGACTGGGTCAAGCTCCAGGTCGAGCAGTTCCTGGCGGCCGGCGTCCATCCGGACCAGATCGCGGTGATCGCCCCCTACGCCGCGCAGGTGCGGCTGCTGCGCAACCGCTTGCCGATCGACGGACTGGAGATCGACACCGTCGACGGGTTCCAAGGCCGCGAGAAGGAAGTGGTCATCATCACCCTCGTGCGCAGCAACCGCACGGGCGAGATTGGCTTCCTGGCCGACGAACGCCGCACCAACGTAGCCCTCACCCGCGCCAAGCGGGCGTTGCGAGTGATCGGCGACAGCGCAACGCTTGGCGGCAACCCGTTCTACGCTCTCCTGCTCGAGTACTTCCAGCAGGAGGGCGAGTATCGGACCGTGTGGGAGCTGGACTCCATCGACTTCTAG